One stretch of Nitratiruptor tergarcus DSM 16512 DNA includes these proteins:
- a CDS encoding KamA family radical SAM protein, producing MEYRAYNSKSFKKIPQIQQFLSSEDIENIEIAALVFPFKVNNYLIDKLIDWKNYQNDPIFRLVFPHKDMLLTQDFERLKTLYKKGDIEALNKAIYDIRMRMNPHPADQKSNVPTINDKELTGSQHKYKETILFFPKQGQTCHAYCSFCFRWPQFTGMNELKFAMKEVDLLIEYIKAHPTITDLIFTGGDPLIMSTKLLRSYIEPILKANIPHLQNIRFGTKTLGFWPYRFLTDNDADDLLKLFEEIVAHGYHLAFMAHFNHYRELETDEVKEAVKRIQQTGAIIRTQAPILRHINDSSEVWTKMWKEQVHMGMVPYYMFIARDTGAQHYFGIPLVEAWKIFKNAISNVSGLARTVRGPSMSAAPGKIAVSGVSEINGEKVIVLNMLQAKNPNLVDIPFFAKYDENAQWVDELKPAFSEKFLFEK from the coding sequence TTGGAATATAGAGCATACAACTCCAAAAGTTTTAAAAAAATCCCTCAAATACAGCAATTTTTGTCTTCCGAAGATATTGAAAATATTGAAATTGCAGCGCTTGTTTTTCCATTTAAAGTTAATAATTATCTCATTGATAAACTCATCGATTGGAAAAACTATCAAAATGATCCCATTTTTCGCCTCGTTTTTCCTCACAAAGATATGCTCTTAACTCAAGACTTTGAAAGACTTAAAACTTTATATAAAAAAGGTGACATAGAGGCTTTAAACAAAGCTATATATGATATACGTATGCGGATGAATCCTCATCCAGCTGATCAAAAAAGCAATGTCCCCACCATCAATGACAAAGAGCTTACAGGCTCACAGCATAAATATAAAGAGACTATTCTTTTTTTTCCAAAACAGGGACAAACGTGCCATGCATACTGTAGTTTTTGCTTCAGGTGGCCACAGTTTACCGGGATGAATGAGCTTAAATTTGCCATGAAAGAAGTAGATCTTTTAATAGAATACATTAAAGCTCATCCCACTATTACGGATCTCATATTTACCGGTGGCGATCCACTTATTATGAGTACAAAACTTCTTCGTAGCTATATTGAGCCTATCTTAAAAGCCAACATCCCGCATCTACAAAATATCCGTTTTGGAACGAAAACTCTTGGATTTTGGCCATACCGATTTTTAACAGACAATGACGCAGATGATCTACTTAAACTATTCGAAGAGATCGTAGCACATGGGTACCACTTAGCATTTATGGCACATTTTAATCATTATAGAGAGCTTGAAACAGATGAAGTAAAAGAGGCAGTAAAACGGATCCAGCAAACGGGAGCCATTATACGAACACAAGCTCCAATTTTACGCCATATCAATGATAGCTCTGAAGTATGGACAAAGATGTGGAAAGAACAAGTGCACATGGGAATGGTTCCATACTACATGTTTATCGCAAGAGACACAGGAGCCCAGCACTATTTTGGTATTCCGTTGGTAGAGGCTTGGAAGATTTTTAAAAATGCCATTTCAAATGTCAGCGGGTTAGCTAGAACAGTCCGAGGGCCAAGTATGAGTGCAGCTCCTGGGAAAATTGCTGTTAGTGGAGTAAGTGAAATTAACGGAGAAAAAGTGATTGTATTGAATATGCTTCAAGCTAAAAATCCTAATCTTGTAGATATTCCGTTTTTTGCAAAGTATGATGAAAATGCTCAGTGGGTTGATGAACTGAAACCTGCATTTAGTGAGAAATTTTTGTTTGAGAAGTAG